A genomic region of Geothrix edaphica contains the following coding sequences:
- a CDS encoding DUF2314 domain-containing protein → MLRVFLIALALACSSVAYTQSTLAPNAPEDKPVGFTGDQHQRLLKAVAPYVAQARKTWPTAKANYLKGLPPKHVFFVTVELADMRGKREITFVEVQKIENGIITGLIANEISTVSGYKAGQRFSIAEAEIWDWTISKPDGTEDGNLVGKFLETYKL, encoded by the coding sequence ATGCTTAGAGTGTTCCTAATTGCCCTCGCCTTGGCTTGTTCCTCAGTCGCTTACACCCAGTCGACACTTGCGCCAAACGCCCCAGAAGATAAGCCTGTCGGGTTCACTGGGGACCAGCATCAGAGACTATTGAAGGCGGTGGCGCCTTATGTGGCTCAAGCCAGAAAGACATGGCCAACGGCCAAGGCGAATTACCTCAAAGGGCTTCCACCCAAGCATGTTTTTTTTGTGACCGTCGAACTGGCTGACATGCGAGGGAAACGTGAGATCACTTTCGTGGAAGTTCAGAAAATCGAGAACGGCATCATCACTGGCCTGATCGCGAACGAAATCTCTACCGTGTCTGGGTACAAAGCAGGTCAGAGATTTTCAATCGCAGAGGCAGAAATCTGGGATTGGACTATCTCCAAACCTGATGGCACCGAAGACGGAAACCTCGTAGGTAAGTTTCTCGAGACCTATAAGCTCTGA
- a CDS encoding HNH endonuclease signature motif containing protein encodes MAFSEEKVQQVWEKGEKVANNDPNEWRKDQCGAWIYRKHYGNRDSQYGWEIDHVSPGGSDDVSNLRPLQWKNNLDKSDGRLKCNVVASGTKNIDNG; translated from the coding sequence ATGGCATTCAGCGAAGAAAAGGTCCAGCAAGTCTGGGAGAAGGGCGAGAAGGTCGCAAACAATGATCCCAATGAATGGCGGAAGGATCAGTGTGGAGCCTGGATATATAGAAAGCATTACGGCAACCGTGATTCACAGTACGGATGGGAAATTGACCACGTTTCACCTGGGGGTTCCGACGACGTTTCCAATCTTCGCCCTCTTCAATGGAAGAACAATCTTGATAAAAGCGACGGCCGCCTTAAGTGCAACGTCGTCGCAAGTGGCACAAAGAACATCGACAATGGGTAA
- a CDS encoding tetratricopeptide repeat protein, which translates to MAQSDQELLRRGKAFERQRDGQSAILVLRPLLNKKNPSAQFIVGTIYLEGSRIYPGITRDIVRGWELIKSSAESGDPDAQYFLANEYAYGTGSENSGLPHDRSKGVYWFKKAATHGDVGAMILLADCYREGWGTNIEFVQAIKWYRKASSKGNSVAMAKLARMYLEGEGVPQNFIEAHAWLNLAATQSKSETVSFDQERDALAAKMNSNQIEKAQARAKVILAELRIN; encoded by the coding sequence ATGGCCCAAAGCGACCAAGAGTTGTTGAGACGAGGAAAAGCTTTTGAAAGACAACGAGATGGACAATCTGCCATTTTGGTCCTACGCCCACTTCTCAATAAGAAGAATCCATCAGCCCAGTTTATCGTTGGAACAATTTATCTCGAAGGCAGTCGAATTTATCCAGGGATTACGCGTGATATTGTTCGTGGTTGGGAACTTATAAAATCCTCTGCTGAGAGTGGTGATCCAGATGCTCAATACTTTTTAGCCAATGAATATGCATATGGAACAGGTAGCGAGAATAGTGGCTTGCCCCACGATCGTTCAAAAGGGGTTTATTGGTTCAAAAAGGCAGCTACTCACGGAGATGTTGGCGCCATGATTTTGCTAGCCGACTGCTACCGAGAGGGTTGGGGGACCAACATCGAGTTTGTTCAAGCAATCAAGTGGTACAGAAAAGCCTCTTCCAAAGGAAATTCTGTGGCTATGGCAAAGCTCGCAAGGATGTATTTGGAAGGTGAGGGGGTTCCTCAAAACTTCATCGAAGCCCATGCGTGGTTGAATCTTGCGGCCACGCAGAGCAAGAGCGAAACAGTATCCTTTGACCAAGAACGAGATGCCTTGGCTGCAAAAATGAATTCAAATCAGATCGAAAAAGCACAGGCAAGGGCCAAAGTTATTCTCGCTGAGTTGCGAATCAACTAG